One region of Termitidicoccus mucosus genomic DNA includes:
- a CDS encoding NuoI/complex I 23 kDa subunit family protein codes for MAVIQVERKPLTFMERIYLPNIVAGMKTTLKHLVAPALTLQYPEQRPAIPPGYRGVPTLVMDPNGREKCVSCQLCEFVCPPKAIRITPGEIPADAPDAHVEKAPKEFEINMLRCIYCGLCQEVCPEEAIWLQNTYSVSGYTRGELVNNKQKLYEMGGTLPDAHFKWDKKKAAAEHGNAH; via the coding sequence ATGGCCGTCATACAAGTCGAACGCAAGCCGCTCACCTTCATGGAGCGCATCTACCTGCCGAACATCGTGGCGGGCATGAAGACCACGTTGAAGCACCTCGTGGCCCCGGCGCTTACGCTCCAGTATCCCGAGCAGCGCCCCGCCATCCCGCCCGGCTACCGCGGCGTGCCCACGCTCGTGATGGACCCCAACGGCCGCGAAAAATGCGTCTCCTGCCAGCTCTGCGAATTCGTCTGCCCGCCCAAGGCCATCCGCATCACCCCCGGCGAGATCCCCGCCGACGCGCCCGACGCGCACGTCGAGAAGGCCCCGAAGGAATTTGAGATCAACATGCTCCGCTGCATCTACTGCGGCCTCTGCCAGGAAGTCTGCCCCGAGGAGGCCATCTGGCTGCAAAACACGTATTCGGTCTCCGGTTACACGCGCGGCGAGTTGGTGAACAACAAGCAGAAACTCTACGAAATGGGCGGCACGCTTCCCGACGCCCATTTCAAGTGGGACAAGAAAAAAGCCGCCGCCGAGCACGGCAACGCGCACTGA
- a CDS encoding complex I subunit 1/NuoH family protein, with product MDFFLNLPLWLQAALKGIAVIIVLFPIAGICSMAERKVAAWIQDRPGPDRVIIPWLAWIPGIGLIRRLGLFNLMADGGKLLFKQDPVPGNVNKFYFVLAPIIAMTPAFSTVAFVPFGAYIDSAGATIPLILANVDIGILGIFAIASISVYSLILAGWASNSKYPFIGAIRASAQLISYELSMTLAVIPVFLWINVPGAPGTLGLARVVEFQSQPGFWGGAWFVFVMPVSAVIFLIALFAETNRQPFDMPESEADLVGGFHTEYGSFKWSLFFVAEYANMAVGSAVFILLFLGGWNPLPWVPLSLLADWLHITHLPWLVGTLATVIFLAKVIFSLFVFMWVRWTVPRFRYDQVMRLGWQKLLPLAIANLLVYVIAIACLQT from the coding sequence ATGGATTTCTTCCTCAACCTCCCCCTCTGGCTCCAGGCCGCCCTCAAGGGAATCGCCGTCATCATCGTGCTCTTCCCCATCGCCGGCATCTGCTCCATGGCCGAGCGCAAAGTCGCCGCATGGATTCAGGACCGCCCCGGCCCGGACCGCGTCATCATCCCGTGGCTCGCCTGGATTCCCGGCATCGGCCTCATCCGCCGGCTCGGCCTCTTCAACCTCATGGCCGACGGCGGCAAACTCCTCTTCAAGCAGGACCCCGTGCCCGGCAACGTGAACAAATTCTACTTCGTCCTCGCGCCCATCATCGCGATGACGCCCGCCTTTTCCACCGTCGCGTTCGTGCCCTTCGGCGCCTACATCGACTCCGCCGGCGCCACCATCCCGCTCATCCTCGCCAACGTCGATATCGGCATCCTCGGCATTTTCGCCATCGCCTCCATCAGCGTTTACTCGCTCATCCTCGCCGGCTGGGCCTCCAATTCCAAATACCCCTTCATCGGCGCCATCCGCGCCTCCGCGCAACTCATCTCCTACGAGCTCTCCATGACGCTCGCCGTCATCCCCGTGTTTCTCTGGATAAACGTCCCCGGCGCGCCCGGCACCCTCGGCCTCGCCCGCGTCGTCGAGTTCCAATCCCAGCCCGGTTTCTGGGGCGGCGCGTGGTTCGTCTTCGTGATGCCGGTCTCGGCCGTCATCTTCCTCATCGCGCTCTTTGCCGAGACCAACCGCCAGCCCTTCGACATGCCCGAGTCCGAGGCCGACCTCGTCGGCGGTTTCCACACCGAATACGGCTCATTCAAATGGTCGCTCTTCTTCGTCGCCGAATACGCCAACATGGCCGTCGGCTCCGCCGTCTTCATCCTCCTCTTCCTCGGCGGCTGGAACCCGCTCCCCTGGGTGCCGCTCTCGCTCCTCGCCGACTGGCTGCACATCACGCACCTCCCCTGGCTTGTCGGCACGCTTGCCACGGTCATCTTCCTCGCGAAAGTGATCTTCTCGCTCTTCGTCTTCATGTGGGTGCGCTGGACGGTGCCGCGCTTCCGCTACGACCAGGTGATGAGGCTGGGCTGGCAAAAACTCCTCCCCCTCGCCATCGCCAACTTGCTCGTCTACGTGATCGCGATAGCCTGCCTGCAAACATAA
- the nuoK gene encoding NADH-quinone oxidoreductase subunit NuoK, which produces MTIGLYHFIGIAVALFAIGFFGVLLRKNTLIIYMCLELMLVASTLALVAFSRYNGSPDGNIFVFFILTVAAAEVAVGLAIIVALFRRRKTVQVEELNALKN; this is translated from the coding sequence ATGACCATCGGCCTCTATCACTTCATCGGCATCGCCGTGGCGCTCTTTGCCATCGGGTTCTTCGGCGTGCTCCTGCGCAAGAACACGCTCATCATTTACATGTGCCTGGAGCTGATGCTGGTCGCCTCGACGCTCGCGCTCGTCGCCTTTTCGCGCTACAACGGCTCGCCCGACGGAAACATCTTCGTGTTTTTCATCCTCACCGTCGCCGCCGCCGAGGTGGCGGTCGGCCTGGCCATCATCGTCGCCCTCTTCCGCCGCCGCAAAACCGTGCAGGTCGAGGAACTCAACGCGCTGAAAAACTAA
- a CDS encoding complex I subunit 4 family protein: MNPLPVDLLLLSIATPLAAALVIALGLPRKPALFAAYIGFAVPALASVWCWLEFSGASLSDGYAFRSAYDVGLGYIGIRLALGLNGVAMPLFALAGIVGFAAGFYALQSGAERLRLYLLLLLVMQGGLMGVFASVDIFFFYFFHELALIPTFIMVGVWGGRDRNYAAMKMTIYLTLGAMLSLAGIIALYQNSGAQSFDLVSLRAAIAAQPLTELAQKNIFALLMFGFGVLVSLWPLHTWAPLGYAAAPTSAAMLHAGVLKKFGLYGLVQIALPLLPAGAENWTCVLAWLALANVLVIGLVTVAQSDLKQMIGYSSVMHMGYAFLGLASLGTLGAGAVVMLMVGHGFSVALLFLLASCIQKRTRTLDMAGMGGLVKDAPVLAAFFVAATLASAGLPGFANFWGELGIFVAMWGAFEPWFVALAVLGIIISAIYGLRSAARIFFGPRTAAFEKIAGGQPPSDLHWGEKVPAVVLLVALLLIGFWPKSISTAIDAELTSINITVTVARADTAAAK; encoded by the coding sequence ATGAACCCTTTGCCCGTTGACCTTCTCCTGCTGTCCATCGCGACACCGCTCGCCGCCGCGCTCGTCATCGCCCTCGGCCTGCCGCGCAAGCCGGCCTTGTTCGCCGCCTACATCGGCTTCGCGGTGCCCGCGCTCGCGTCCGTCTGGTGCTGGCTGGAATTCTCCGGCGCGTCGTTGTCCGACGGATACGCGTTCCGCTCCGCCTACGACGTCGGCCTCGGCTACATCGGCATCCGCCTTGCGCTCGGGCTCAACGGCGTCGCCATGCCGCTCTTCGCGCTCGCGGGCATCGTCGGTTTCGCCGCCGGATTCTACGCCCTCCAGTCCGGCGCCGAGCGCCTCCGGCTTTACCTGCTGCTCCTGCTCGTGATGCAGGGCGGGTTGATGGGCGTGTTCGCGTCGGTGGACATTTTCTTTTTCTACTTCTTCCACGAACTCGCGCTCATCCCGACCTTCATCATGGTCGGCGTGTGGGGCGGGCGCGACCGCAACTACGCGGCGATGAAGATGACCATTTACCTCACGCTCGGCGCGATGCTCTCGCTCGCCGGCATCATCGCGCTTTACCAAAACAGCGGCGCGCAGTCCTTCGACCTCGTCTCGCTGCGGGCGGCCATCGCCGCGCAGCCGCTCACGGAGCTTGCGCAGAAAAACATCTTCGCCCTGCTCATGTTCGGCTTCGGCGTGCTCGTCTCGCTCTGGCCGCTGCACACGTGGGCGCCGCTCGGCTACGCCGCCGCGCCCACCTCCGCCGCCATGCTGCACGCGGGCGTGTTGAAAAAGTTCGGCCTCTACGGCCTGGTCCAGATCGCGCTCCCGCTGCTTCCCGCCGGCGCGGAAAACTGGACTTGCGTGCTCGCCTGGCTCGCGCTGGCCAACGTGCTCGTCATCGGCCTCGTGACCGTCGCGCAGAGCGACCTCAAGCAGATGATCGGTTACAGCTCGGTCATGCACATGGGCTATGCGTTTCTCGGCCTCGCCTCGCTCGGCACGCTCGGCGCGGGCGCGGTCGTCATGCTCATGGTCGGGCACGGTTTCTCGGTGGCGCTGCTCTTCTTGCTCGCCTCGTGCATCCAGAAGCGCACCCGCACGCTCGACATGGCCGGGATGGGCGGCCTGGTGAAAGACGCGCCCGTGCTCGCGGCCTTCTTTGTGGCGGCGACGCTCGCCAGCGCGGGGCTGCCGGGCTTCGCGAATTTCTGGGGGGAACTCGGCATTTTCGTCGCGATGTGGGGCGCGTTCGAACCCTGGTTCGTCGCGCTCGCCGTGCTCGGCATCATCATCTCGGCCATCTACGGTTTGCGCTCGGCGGCTCGCATCTTCTTCGGCCCGCGCACCGCGGCCTTCGAGAAGATCGCCGGCGGGCAGCCCCCGTCCGATCTGCACTGGGGCGAAAAAGTCCCCGCCGTGGTCCTGCTGGTCGCGCTCCTCCTCATCGGTTTCTGGCCCAAGTCCATTTCCACCGCCATCGATGCGGAACTGACATCCATCAACATCACCGTCACCGTCGCCCGCGCGGACACGGCGGCGGCCAAATAA
- the nuoL gene encoding NADH-quinone oxidoreductase subunit L, which produces MPLTPVQLALATLLLPLGSAALIAIFLRRRGGPAAFVSVAACAGYAVAAFLLAFGGHREAAVNASFEWLRLGSFVLSIGIKFDDLAALMLCIVALVGFCVHVFSLGYMHDDSAKGRYFGGLSIFMFSMTGIVLADNLFMMFIFWELVGFSSYLLINHYCDKSSAADASKKAFIVNRVGDFGFLLGIIWCYHAFGSTNLADIAAQSAGGALAVSAGIPLLLFCGAVGKSAQFPLHVWLPDAMEGPTPVSALIHAATMVAAGIYMLCRIEPLFAAAPGLALDVVMWTGVITALYAALCAVVQSDIKKVLAYSTLSQLGYMVAAFGLGSIEHGEHLTLIAAGAGAAMFHLTTHAFFKALMFLGSGSVIAGCHHEQDIFKMGGLAKKMPVTFVTFTIGVLAIAGLPFISGFYSKDAILHLAQEKNPLVFGVLVFTAVLTAFYMVRMWKLVFRGATRSEAADHAHESGPSMVIPLVVLAAFSVAGGWLALYTPWFPGVAAQVPHVEGAGVVVMSAAIIVIGAGLALLICKAPVRGLSKSVPCDSLAARAPFVFGVLTLLNELPDRFYNYFVAKIQQRFALVLNFLDQFLIGGLIVRGLAAVTGLLGMGARALHVGSVHAYVYWFLIGAALVWAFAAGVF; this is translated from the coding sequence ATGCCGCTCACGCCCGTCCAACTCGCACTCGCCACCCTGTTGCTGCCGCTCGGCTCGGCCGCGCTCATCGCGATTTTCCTCCGACGCCGCGGCGGCCCCGCCGCGTTCGTCTCCGTCGCCGCCTGCGCCGGCTATGCGGTCGCGGCCTTCCTGCTCGCGTTTGGCGGACACCGCGAAGCCGCCGTCAACGCCTCCTTCGAATGGCTCCGCCTCGGCTCCTTCGTCCTCTCCATCGGCATCAAGTTCGACGACCTTGCCGCGCTCATGCTCTGCATCGTGGCGCTGGTCGGCTTCTGCGTGCATGTGTTTTCGCTCGGCTACATGCACGACGATTCCGCGAAAGGCCGCTACTTCGGGGGATTGAGTATCTTCATGTTTTCGATGACCGGCATCGTGCTGGCCGACAATCTCTTCATGATGTTCATCTTCTGGGAGCTGGTCGGTTTCAGCTCCTACCTGCTCATCAACCACTACTGCGACAAATCCTCCGCCGCCGACGCCTCGAAAAAAGCCTTCATCGTCAACCGTGTCGGCGACTTCGGCTTCCTGCTCGGCATCATCTGGTGTTACCACGCCTTCGGCTCGACCAACCTCGCCGACATCGCCGCGCAATCCGCCGGGGGCGCGCTCGCCGTCTCCGCCGGCATCCCGCTGCTGCTCTTCTGCGGCGCGGTCGGCAAATCCGCGCAATTCCCATTGCATGTCTGGCTGCCCGACGCGATGGAGGGCCCCACGCCCGTCTCCGCGCTCATCCACGCCGCCACCATGGTCGCGGCCGGCATCTACATGCTCTGCCGCATCGAGCCGCTCTTCGCCGCCGCGCCCGGACTCGCGCTCGACGTCGTCATGTGGACCGGCGTCATCACCGCGCTTTACGCGGCGCTGTGCGCGGTCGTGCAGAGCGACATCAAAAAAGTCCTCGCCTACTCGACGCTCTCGCAGCTCGGCTACATGGTCGCGGCCTTCGGGCTCGGTTCCATCGAGCACGGCGAGCACCTCACGCTCATCGCCGCCGGCGCGGGCGCGGCGATGTTTCACCTGACCACGCACGCGTTTTTCAAGGCGCTCATGTTCCTCGGCTCCGGCTCCGTCATCGCCGGTTGCCACCACGAGCAGGACATTTTCAAGATGGGCGGGCTGGCGAAAAAGATGCCCGTCACCTTCGTCACCTTCACCATCGGCGTGCTCGCCATCGCGGGCCTGCCGTTCATCTCGGGCTTTTATTCCAAGGACGCCATCCTGCACCTCGCGCAGGAAAAAAATCCGCTCGTGTTTGGCGTGCTCGTCTTCACCGCCGTGCTGACCGCGTTCTACATGGTGCGCATGTGGAAGCTCGTTTTCCGCGGCGCGACGCGCAGCGAGGCGGCCGACCACGCGCACGAAAGCGGCCCGTCCATGGTGATCCCGCTCGTCGTGCTCGCCGCGTTCTCCGTCGCGGGCGGCTGGCTCGCGCTCTACACCCCGTGGTTCCCGGGCGTGGCCGCGCAGGTGCCGCATGTCGAAGGCGCGGGCGTCGTCGTCATGAGCGCGGCCATCATCGTGATCGGCGCGGGCCTTGCGCTGCTCATCTGCAAGGCGCCGGTGCGCGGGCTCTCGAAATCGGTGCCCTGCGATTCGCTGGCCGCGCGCGCGCCGTTTGTGTTCGGCGTGCTCACGCTGCTCAATGAACTGCCCGACCGCTTCTACAACTACTTCGTGGCAAAAATCCAGCAACGCTTCGCGCTGGTGCTGAACTTCCTCGACCAATTCCTCATCGGCGGACTCATCGTGCGCGGCCTCGCGGCCGTCACCGGGCTGCTCGGCATGGGCGCGCGCGCGCTGCATGTCGGAAGCGTGCACGCCTATGTTTACTGGTTCCTCATCGGCGCCGCCCTGGTGTGGGCCTTCGCCGCGGGAGTGTTTTAA
- the nuoF gene encoding NADH-quinone oxidoreductase subunit NuoF produces MSAPQQRRIIFQHIDEPGYTPDIDCYLRHGGYEILRRAVTRPPGELRDEVKQSGLRGRGGAGFPAGVKWSLVDRKSGKPIYLIVNADESEPGTFKDRYIIHQDPHQLIEGTMISCFANDVKQAYIYIRGEMPHGARLLERAIAEARAKNFVGPNILGTGYSCEIYVHRGAGAYICGEETGLIESLEGKRANPRIKPPYFPAVLGLYQCPTIVNNVETLCHVRHIIDMGGVEYAKIGTPNNTGTRIFGVSGHVQRPGTYEYECGKITLGQLLYDVCGGPLPGRKLKAVIPGGSSAKVLRFGEKFTLKNKDGSTRELAMEDIPLDFDTLAACGTMGGSGGLIVMDDSVNMVEALANINAFYSHESCGQCTPCREGSLWMKKITSRMVHGNARREDAALLKGVADQIPGRTICAMGEGCSWPTQSFLAKFGEEFEAYHETKKNRPADALPLI; encoded by the coding sequence ATGTCCGCACCGCAACAACGCCGCATCATTTTCCAGCACATCGACGAACCCGGTTACACGCCCGACATCGACTGCTACCTGCGCCACGGCGGCTACGAAATCCTCCGCCGCGCCGTCACGCGCCCTCCCGGGGAACTGCGCGACGAAGTCAAACAATCCGGCCTGCGCGGCCGCGGCGGCGCGGGTTTTCCCGCCGGCGTGAAATGGAGCCTCGTCGATCGCAAAAGCGGCAAGCCCATCTACCTCATCGTCAATGCCGACGAATCCGAGCCCGGCACCTTCAAGGACCGCTACATCATCCACCAGGACCCGCACCAGCTCATCGAGGGCACGATGATCTCCTGTTTCGCGAACGACGTGAAACAGGCCTACATCTACATCCGCGGCGAAATGCCCCACGGCGCCCGCCTCCTCGAGCGCGCCATCGCCGAGGCCCGTGCGAAAAACTTCGTCGGCCCGAACATCCTCGGCACCGGCTACTCCTGCGAAATCTACGTCCACCGCGGCGCCGGCGCCTACATCTGCGGCGAGGAGACCGGCCTCATCGAATCCCTCGAAGGCAAGCGCGCCAACCCGCGCATCAAGCCCCCTTACTTCCCCGCCGTCCTCGGCCTCTACCAATGCCCCACCATCGTCAACAACGTCGAGACGCTCTGCCACGTTAGGCACATCATCGACATGGGCGGCGTCGAGTATGCGAAAATCGGCACGCCCAACAACACCGGCACGCGCATCTTCGGCGTCTCCGGCCACGTGCAACGTCCCGGCACCTACGAATACGAGTGCGGCAAAATCACCCTCGGCCAGCTCCTCTACGACGTGTGCGGCGGCCCGCTCCCCGGCCGCAAGCTCAAGGCCGTCATCCCCGGCGGCTCCTCCGCCAAGGTCCTCCGTTTCGGCGAAAAATTCACCCTGAAAAACAAGGACGGCTCCACCCGCGAACTCGCGATGGAGGACATCCCGCTCGACTTCGACACCCTCGCCGCCTGCGGCACCATGGGCGGCTCCGGCGGCCTCATCGTCATGGACGACTCCGTCAACATGGTCGAGGCCCTCGCCAACATCAACGCCTTCTACTCGCACGAATCCTGCGGCCAGTGCACGCCCTGCCGCGAAGGCTCGCTGTGGATGAAAAAAATCACCTCCCGCATGGTCCACGGCAACGCCCGCCGCGAGGACGCCGCGCTCCTCAAAGGCGTCGCCGACCAGATCCCCGGCCGCACTATCTGCGCCATGGGCGAAGGCTGCTCCTGGCCCACGCAGAGCTTTCTCGCGAAGTTCGGCGAGGAATTCGAAGCCTACCACGAGACCAAGAAAAACCGCCCCGCCGACGCGCTGCCGTTGATCTGA
- a CDS encoding 2Fe-2S iron-sulfur cluster-binding protein gives MTAPAASVQPDLVTVNIDGHELAVPRGTNMIEAARLVGVDIPHYCYHPKLAVVGNCRMCLVEMGLPAVDPATKQPLVDPATGRQKINWMPRPQIGCGTNATPGLHIRTNSPLVKDCREGVTEFLLINHPLDCPICDQAGECHLQEQATAYGRGYSRFVEQKNVKPKRTQLGPRVMLDDERCILCSRCIRFSRDIAKQDVLGFIDRGSYSTLTCHPGHQLEHNYSLNTVDICPVGALTSTDFRFKMRVWFLKQTNSIDTESSAGVNTTVWSREGQIYRITPRRNDDVNDTWMPDSGRVLYKQVRAENRLTAIKVNGQPASLDAAIAAAAELLKTAAPGPQSQIVNRKSEIVNSLALVASTRSTVEEQYLAKKLADALALPAAARHLPAHLAEGDGLLLTADRSPNTRGALLTGLADKLPSPALATLAADIDSGRIDTLLVINEDLTAAGLTAAQLARVRLIYIGTHANPTSDAAQIVLPARTVFEKNGSFINQQFRLQRFEQAIPGLAGTTDDLVLLARLLAAAENRPDTESGINAIWRRLAADAPVFAGIEYATISAGGLPLVPGTLARLAFPEGESLHYKTTATTAAP, from the coding sequence ATGACCGCACCCGCCGCATCCGTCCAGCCCGACCTCGTCACCGTCAACATCGACGGCCATGAGCTCGCCGTCCCGCGCGGCACCAACATGATCGAGGCCGCCCGCCTCGTCGGCGTGGACATCCCGCATTACTGCTACCACCCGAAACTCGCCGTCGTCGGCAACTGCCGCATGTGCCTCGTCGAAATGGGCCTGCCCGCCGTCGATCCCGCCACCAAGCAGCCCCTCGTCGATCCCGCCACCGGCAGGCAGAAAATCAACTGGATGCCCCGCCCCCAGATCGGCTGCGGCACCAACGCCACCCCCGGCCTCCACATCCGCACCAACTCGCCCCTGGTGAAAGACTGCCGCGAAGGCGTCACCGAGTTTCTCCTCATCAATCACCCCCTCGACTGCCCCATCTGCGACCAGGCCGGCGAATGCCACCTCCAGGAGCAGGCCACCGCCTACGGCCGCGGCTACTCGCGCTTCGTCGAGCAGAAAAACGTGAAGCCCAAGCGCACCCAGCTTGGGCCCCGCGTCATGCTCGACGACGAGCGCTGCATCCTCTGCTCGCGCTGCATCCGCTTCAGCCGCGACATCGCGAAACAGGACGTCCTCGGCTTCATCGACCGCGGCAGCTACTCCACCCTCACCTGCCATCCCGGACACCAGCTCGAGCACAACTACTCGCTCAACACCGTGGACATCTGCCCCGTGGGCGCGCTCACCTCGACCGATTTCCGCTTCAAGATGCGCGTCTGGTTCCTCAAGCAAACCAACAGCATCGACACCGAATCCAGCGCCGGCGTGAACACCACCGTCTGGTCGCGCGAGGGCCAGATCTACCGCATCACCCCCCGCCGCAACGACGACGTCAATGACACCTGGATGCCCGACAGCGGACGCGTCCTCTACAAGCAGGTCCGCGCCGAGAACCGTCTCACCGCCATAAAGGTCAACGGCCAGCCCGCCAGCCTCGACGCCGCCATCGCCGCCGCCGCCGAATTATTAAAAACCGCCGCCCCCGGGCCCCAATCACAAATCGTAAATCGTAAATCTGAAATCGTAAATTCCCTTGCCCTCGTCGCCTCCACCCGTAGCACCGTCGAAGAGCAATACCTCGCCAAAAAACTCGCCGACGCCCTCGCCCTCCCCGCCGCCGCGCGCCACCTCCCCGCGCACCTCGCCGAAGGCGACGGCCTGCTCCTCACCGCCGACCGCTCGCCCAACACCCGCGGCGCGCTCCTCACCGGCCTCGCCGACAAGCTCCCCTCCCCCGCCCTCGCCACGCTTGCCGCCGACATCGATTCCGGCCGCATCGACACCCTTCTCGTCATCAACGAAGACCTGACCGCCGCCGGCCTCACCGCCGCGCAACTCGCCCGCGTCCGCCTCATCTACATCGGCACGCATGCCAACCCCACCTCGGACGCCGCGCAAATCGTTCTCCCCGCGCGCACCGTGTTCGAGAAAAACGGCAGCTTCATCAACCAGCAGTTCCGCCTCCAGCGTTTCGAGCAGGCCATCCCCGGCCTCGCCGGCACGACCGACGACCTTGTGCTCCTTGCCCGCCTCCTCGCCGCCGCCGAGAACCGCCCCGACACCGAAAGCGGCATCAATGCCATCTGGCGCCGCCTCGCCGCTGACGCGCCTGTTTTCGCCGGCATCGAATACGCCACCATCTCCGCCGGCGGACTTCCGCTTGTCCCGGGCACCCTCGCCCGGCTCGCCTTCCCCGAAGGCGAATCCCTCCACTATAAAACCACTGCCACCACCGCCGCCCCCTGA
- a CDS encoding NADH-quinone oxidoreductase subunit N, which translates to MTSEFFQNLARTTHNGWVLITPEILLACLALLLLVLDIVLPKSLRGAIPAIAVAGQLCALAVTVAWVLAPFNERILGAPIFNGMLRFTPHSQFMRVFFAASSLLVSVLALVSLKKQRLPRIEFFHLVIVITAAMMLLGASNNFVMLFVALETVTVGFYILVAYIRTNPLSLEAGLKYLIMGALSSGLLLFGIVLLYGLAGNPALEGYAPDANGLGFSRIFRTLAHNPDNFIGGLGAVLVLSGIAFKIGLVPFQIWIPDVYQGAPTPVTAFLSVGSKAAGFAILITLLQVFAGVLGLGDRPGVVIPLLTVMTFATIIFGNLAALTQHNVKRLIGLSGVSHAGFMMIGLLAFMAGGQDGLGAVYVYLIAYMLASFAVFGVMVHVSGSDDAVQELEHYHGLAKRNPLLAGVLAVGLGSLAGIPPLAGFMGKLLVFVSAFQAGLYWLLAVAIAGVVVSIYYYFGWIRAAFFQNWEAPDVPGDVLERPKPTPINPGIAVVLALLALASIVLGIWQTPVTQWLQLLGL; encoded by the coding sequence ATGACTTCCGAATTTTTCCAAAACCTGGCGCGAACGACCCACAACGGCTGGGTGCTCATCACGCCCGAAATCCTGCTCGCGTGCCTCGCGTTGCTGCTGCTCGTGCTCGACATCGTGCTCCCGAAATCGCTGCGCGGCGCGATCCCCGCGATCGCCGTCGCCGGGCAGCTTTGCGCGCTGGCCGTGACCGTGGCCTGGGTGCTGGCGCCGTTCAACGAGCGCATCCTCGGCGCGCCGATCTTCAACGGCATGCTGCGCTTCACGCCGCACAGCCAGTTCATGCGGGTGTTTTTCGCGGCCTCGTCGCTCCTGGTCAGCGTGCTTGCGCTGGTCTCGCTGAAAAAACAGCGGCTCCCGCGCATCGAGTTTTTCCACCTCGTCATCGTCATCACCGCGGCGATGATGCTGCTCGGCGCGAGCAACAACTTCGTGATGCTCTTCGTCGCGCTGGAGACGGTCACGGTCGGCTTCTACATCCTCGTCGCCTACATCCGCACCAACCCGCTCTCGCTCGAAGCCGGCCTGAAATACCTCATCATGGGCGCGCTCAGCTCCGGCCTGCTGCTCTTCGGCATCGTGCTGCTCTACGGGCTCGCGGGCAACCCGGCGCTCGAAGGCTACGCGCCGGACGCCAACGGCCTTGGTTTCAGCCGCATTTTCCGCACCCTCGCCCACAATCCGGACAACTTCATCGGCGGCCTCGGCGCGGTGCTCGTGCTGTCCGGCATCGCGTTCAAGATCGGCCTCGTCCCGTTCCAGATCTGGATTCCGGATGTTTACCAAGGCGCGCCCACCCCCGTGACCGCGTTTCTCTCCGTCGGCTCGAAGGCCGCCGGCTTCGCGATTCTCATCACCCTTTTGCAGGTCTTCGCCGGGGTGCTCGGCCTCGGGGACCGGCCCGGCGTCGTCATCCCGCTGCTCACCGTGATGACGTTCGCCACCATCATCTTCGGCAACCTCGCCGCGCTCACCCAGCATAATGTCAAGCGCCTCATCGGCCTGTCCGGCGTCTCCCATGCGGGCTTCATGATGATCGGCCTGCTCGCGTTCATGGCCGGCGGCCAGGACGGGCTCGGCGCGGTGTATGTTTACCTCATCGCCTACATGCTCGCCTCGTTTGCCGTCTTCGGCGTGATGGTGCACGTCTCCGGTTCGGACGACGCCGTGCAGGAACTCGAGCATTACCACGGTCTGGCCAAGCGCAATCCGCTCCTCGCCGGCGTGCTGGCGGTCGGCCTCGGTTCGCTTGCGGGCATTCCGCCGCTGGCCGGCTTCATGGGCAAGCTGCTCGTCTTCGTGAGCGCGTTTCAGGCCGGGCTCTACTGGCTGCTCGCCGTCGCCATCGCCGGCGTGGTCGTTTCGATTTATTATTACTTCGGGTGGATACGGGCGGCGTTTTTCCAGAATTGGGAGGCTCCCGATGTCCCCGGCGACGTGCTCGAACGCCCGAAACCGACACCCATCAATCCCGGCATCGCCGTCGTGCTCGCCCTGCTCGCCCTCGCCTCCATCGTTCTCGGCATCTGGCAGACGCCCGTGACCCAATGGTTGCAGTTGCTCGGCTTGTGA
- a CDS encoding NADH-quinone oxidoreductase subunit J family protein, with protein sequence MPADFLFYTLSTVTIAAALGVVLNRNAVAAALSFFVGLCAVSGLFVMLDAYLLAFLLILVYAGAVVALFLFIIMLLDMGGGDRKPFKKMTVAASLIAAALLGSGVVSFLSRGNFSTEPPVPLPDGSLFTDLKLYGAKLFTTYMLPVQLVGFLLLIAMLGVIVLSKKYEEDKKA encoded by the coding sequence ATGCCTGCTGACTTCCTCTTCTACACCCTGTCCACCGTCACCATCGCCGCGGCGCTGGGCGTGGTGCTCAATAGAAACGCGGTGGCCGCCGCGCTGAGCTTTTTTGTCGGGCTGTGCGCCGTGTCCGGGCTCTTTGTCATGCTCGACGCCTACCTGCTCGCCTTCCTGCTCATCCTCGTTTACGCGGGCGCGGTCGTCGCGCTCTTCCTCTTCATCATCATGCTCCTCGACATGGGCGGCGGCGACCGCAAGCCCTTCAAGAAGATGACCGTCGCCGCCTCGCTCATCGCGGCCGCGCTGCTCGGCTCCGGCGTCGTTTCCTTCCTCTCGCGCGGCAATTTTTCCACCGAGCCGCCCGTGCCCCTCCCCGACGGCTCCCTCTTCACCGACCTCAAGCTCTACGGCGCGAAACTCTTCACCACCTACATGCTTCCCGTGCAACTCGTCGGCTTCCTGCTCCTCATCGCGATGCTCGGTGTGATCGTCCTCAGCAAAAAATACGAAGAGGACAAAAAAGCCTGA